A genome region from Nocardia sp. NBC_00565 includes the following:
- a CDS encoding winged helix-turn-helix domain-containing protein, whose amino-acid sequence MRKMSAAAARRTALAAQGFAARRPTATTRKSVLGVLARTQLLQLDSVSAVVRAHYAPVFSRIGGYDRTVLDESAWSNGVRRPRRLVEYWAHEAALIPVEDWPLMRWRMRKYEHGRWDGMRRVKERNPTLGKDILDVITEVGASTAGEVERHLELDKPRPKGSWWNLSDTKMICEQLFAAGELSVDKRVGFTRHYDLAERVIPPEILARTVSEDEAIRELVLRAGTALGVATETDLRDYYRLHRSQTEPAIADLVDAGEFEPVEVAGWDKPAYLRAGAVTPRRIEGSALLCPFDPLIFFRARTDRIFDFHYRIEIYTPEPKRVHGYYVFPFLLNGELVGRVDLRAERASGRLLVPGAFAEPGHGTPETARALTDALREMADWLELDEVVTGERGDLAPLL is encoded by the coding sequence ATGCGGAAGATGAGTGCGGCCGCGGCGCGTCGGACGGCGTTGGCCGCGCAGGGATTCGCGGCGCGGCGGCCGACCGCCACGACGCGCAAGTCGGTGCTGGGTGTACTGGCGAGAACGCAACTACTGCAACTGGATTCGGTGTCGGCGGTGGTGCGCGCGCATTATGCGCCGGTATTCAGCCGGATCGGTGGTTACGACCGCACTGTGCTGGATGAATCGGCCTGGAGCAATGGTGTGCGGCGGCCACGGCGACTGGTCGAGTACTGGGCGCACGAGGCCGCGCTGATCCCGGTCGAGGACTGGCCGCTGATGCGCTGGCGGATGCGCAAATACGAGCACGGACGCTGGGACGGCATGCGCCGGGTCAAGGAACGCAATCCCACCCTCGGCAAGGACATCCTCGACGTGATCACCGAGGTCGGCGCGTCGACCGCCGGTGAGGTGGAGCGCCATCTCGAGCTGGACAAGCCGCGCCCGAAAGGTTCCTGGTGGAATCTCAGCGATACCAAGATGATCTGCGAGCAACTCTTCGCCGCGGGTGAACTATCGGTCGATAAGCGGGTCGGTTTCACCAGGCATTACGACCTGGCCGAGCGAGTGATTCCGCCGGAGATCTTGGCGCGCACCGTATCCGAGGACGAGGCGATCCGGGAGTTGGTGCTGCGCGCGGGCACCGCACTCGGCGTCGCGACCGAGACCGACCTGCGCGACTACTACCGGCTGCATCGATCACAGACCGAACCGGCGATCGCCGATCTGGTCGACGCGGGGGAGTTCGAACCGGTCGAGGTCGCGGGCTGGGACAAACCGGCGTATTTGCGGGCCGGTGCCGTGACGCCGCGCCGGATCGAAGGTTCCGCACTGCTGTGTCCCTTCGATCCGCTGATCTTCTTCCGCGCCCGCACCGATCGGATCTTCGACTTCCACTACCGGATCGAGATCTACACACCGGAACCCAAACGGGTGCACGGCTATTACGTATTTCCGTTCCTGTTGAACGGCGAGCTCGTCGGCCGCGTCGACCTACGTGCCGAGCGCGCGTCGGGACGACTGCTGGTGCCGGGTGCGTTCGCCGAGCCCGGCCACGGCACTCCCGAAACCGCGCGAGCGCTCACCGATGCGTTGCGCGAGATGGCGGACTGGCTCGAACTCGACGAGGTGGTGACCGGCGAACGCGGCGATCTCGCGCCGCTGCTATAG
- a CDS encoding ATP-binding protein, whose protein sequence is MTASSMLDTPPTAGSASLDPFRVSRWRRALAMSRQKIVEAASDRILRRLGLAIGIAGVIVAIVELPDIADQAKFISGPWSILVVGVALGWFPVLAVVSITMGPKVIRMVAGAAAVSYLAALATMPFIYAVPPTDTSSVWMYRVLALGVLAAVLAWRASLAVTYLLVATATGALANRYVMSDPTAWSLVGDFARAAGLCALFLWCCIYALAAAARVDRESVIASRRAAAVAGAAARDRERARFAALIHDAVLSTLLDASRAGAESPVLRHQAERTLEQLDECRGANTEPDRLDAQSAIGFLRSAVYEVNPGIRFTARRWAGLDDLRLPVHAAGTIAAALAEAARNSLRHATVPGRAVQRTVTVTISAGGIRVVFRDDGAGFDLDRVSADRLGVSVSILGRMRQLAGGAGFVESQPGEGTTVTLVWGGDG, encoded by the coding sequence ATGACCGCGTCCAGCATGCTGGACACCCCACCCACAGCGGGCTCCGCCTCGCTCGACCCATTCCGGGTGAGTCGCTGGCGCCGTGCGCTGGCCATGTCCAGGCAAAAGATTGTCGAGGCCGCCTCGGATCGCATTCTGCGGCGGCTGGGTCTGGCGATCGGCATCGCCGGCGTGATCGTCGCGATCGTCGAATTGCCCGATATCGCCGACCAGGCCAAATTCATCTCCGGCCCGTGGTCCATCCTGGTGGTCGGGGTGGCGCTGGGGTGGTTCCCGGTGCTCGCGGTCGTGTCGATCACGATGGGCCCCAAGGTGATTCGGATGGTCGCGGGCGCGGCCGCGGTGAGTTACCTCGCGGCACTGGCCACCATGCCGTTCATCTACGCCGTGCCACCGACCGACACCTCGTCGGTCTGGATGTATCGGGTGCTCGCGCTCGGTGTGCTCGCGGCGGTGCTGGCTTGGCGTGCGTCGCTGGCCGTCACCTATCTGCTGGTCGCCACGGCGACGGGCGCGCTGGCGAATCGGTATGTGATGTCCGACCCGACGGCCTGGTCGCTGGTCGGTGACTTCGCCAGGGCCGCGGGTTTGTGCGCGCTGTTCCTGTGGTGTTGCATCTACGCACTCGCCGCGGCGGCGCGGGTGGACCGGGAGTCGGTGATCGCGAGCAGGCGCGCGGCCGCGGTGGCCGGTGCGGCGGCCCGGGATCGGGAACGTGCCCGTTTCGCCGCGCTGATCCACGATGCGGTGCTGTCGACGCTGCTCGACGCCTCGCGCGCCGGCGCCGAGTCACCGGTGCTGCGCCATCAGGCCGAACGCACGCTGGAACAACTCGACGAATGCCGCGGCGCCAATACCGAACCCGACCGGCTGGACGCGCAGTCGGCGATCGGTTTTCTGCGCTCGGCGGTATACGAGGTGAATCCGGGTATCCGGTTCACCGCCCGGCGCTGGGCCGGACTCGATGATCTGCGGCTGCCGGTGCACGCGGCGGGCACCATCGCCGCCGCACTCGCCGAGGCGGCGCGAAACAGCCTGCGCCACGCCACTGTTCCGGGCCGCGCCGTGCAGCGCACCGTCACAGTGACGATCAGCGCGGGTGGTATCCGAGTCGTATTCCGTGATGACGGAGCGGGTTTCGATCTGGACCGGGTTTCCGCCGACCGGCTGGGCGTCTCGGTGAGCATCCTCGGCCGGATGCGCCAGCTCGCGGGTGGGGCCGGATTCGTGGAGTCCCAACCGGGGGAGGGAACGACAGTGACCTTGGTCTGGGGTGGCGATGGCTGA
- the dapB gene encoding 4-hydroxy-tetrahydrodipicolinate reductase: MTIRVGVLGARGKVGQAICAAVQAAADLELVATVDKDDSLEAFTESGTQVVVDFTNPDVVMGNLKFLVERGIHAVVGTTGFDDARLDEVRGWLAGRPETGVLIAPNFAIGAVLSMRFAEQAARFFESVEVIELHHPNKLDAPSGTAYRTAGLIAAARNKAGVGRSPDATTQELEGARGADVDGVRVHSVRLAGLVAHQEVLFGTQGETLTIRHDSIDRSSFAPGVLLGVREIANRPGLTVGLDPFLDL, from the coding sequence GTGACCATTCGGGTCGGAGTGCTCGGGGCACGCGGGAAAGTCGGTCAGGCGATCTGCGCGGCGGTGCAGGCGGCGGCCGATCTGGAGTTGGTCGCGACCGTCGACAAGGACGATTCGCTCGAGGCGTTCACCGAATCCGGTACGCAGGTGGTCGTCGACTTCACCAATCCCGATGTGGTGATGGGGAACCTGAAGTTCCTGGTGGAACGCGGGATTCATGCGGTCGTCGGTACCACCGGATTCGATGATGCGCGCCTGGACGAGGTGCGCGGCTGGCTGGCCGGGCGACCGGAGACCGGCGTGCTGATCGCTCCGAACTTCGCCATCGGCGCGGTGCTGTCCATGCGTTTCGCCGAGCAGGCGGCCCGGTTCTTCGAATCGGTCGAGGTCATCGAACTGCACCACCCGAACAAGCTCGACGCCCCCTCGGGCACCGCCTACCGCACCGCGGGCCTGATCGCCGCCGCGCGGAACAAGGCCGGAGTCGGTCGCAGTCCCGACGCCACCACCCAGGAGCTCGAAGGTGCGCGCGGCGCCGACGTCGACGGCGTGCGGGTGCATTCGGTGCGGCTGGCCGGGCTCGTCGCCCACCAGGAGGTGCTCTTCGGTACCCAGGGCGAAACTCTCACCATTCGTCACGACTCCATCGACCGCTCGTCCTTCGCCCCCGGAGTCCTGCTCGGCGTCCGCGAAATCGCGAATCGCCCCGGCCTCACCGTCGGGCTCGACCCGTTCCTGGATCTGTGA
- a CDS encoding toxin-antitoxin system HicB family antitoxin, with translation MDLNKYTARLREDLIAAAALGDEKTQATAAALAAATESSARLALLAALSDLAAEVSAELGDRTVHVSVDGTDATVDVRKNPTADSEHPTFEEMTGDISRVTLRLVEQMKAKAEEAAAASGVSLNSWLSNAVSGALRDQMRGYGPKRDI, from the coding sequence ATGGATTTGAACAAATACACCGCCCGACTACGCGAGGACCTGATCGCGGCAGCCGCCCTCGGTGACGAAAAGACCCAGGCCACCGCCGCCGCATTGGCCGCGGCGACGGAGAGTTCGGCGCGGCTGGCGCTGCTCGCGGCGCTATCGGATCTCGCCGCGGAAGTCAGCGCCGAGCTCGGCGACCGGACCGTGCACGTCTCGGTGGACGGCACCGATGCGACCGTCGATGTCCGCAAGAACCCGACCGCCGATAGCGAGCATCCGACCTTCGAGGAAATGACCGGCGATATCAGCCGGGTCACCCTGCGATTGGTCGAGCAGATGAAGGCGAAAGCCGAGGAAGCGGCTGCCGCGAGTGGGGTCTCGCTGAACTCGTGGCTGTCGAATGCCGTCAGCGGCGCGTTGCGCGATCAAATGCGCGGATACGGACCCAAGCGCGATATCTGA
- a CDS encoding helix-turn-helix domain-containing protein: MVVRHTSFRFCLDPTVEQEMTLSRHVGAARFAFNQCLHTVKTALTARRTDRSVPVPWSGFDLINDFNRWKKSEQAGRVFIVDTTRSCRPGCTPPPPTASEFRRQRLGRG, translated from the coding sequence ATGGTGGTGCGGCACACATCATTCCGGTTCTGCTTGGACCCCACGGTCGAGCAGGAAATGACGCTGTCACGCCATGTTGGTGCTGCGCGGTTCGCATTCAATCAGTGTTTGCACACGGTGAAGACGGCGTTGACTGCCCGCCGAACCGATCGATCGGTACCGGTGCCGTGGTCGGGATTCGATCTGATCAATGATTTCAACCGGTGGAAGAAATCCGAGCAGGCCGGTCGGGTGTTCATCGTCGATACAACGAGAAGCTGCCGACCTGGATGCACGCCTCCGCCACCAACCGCGAGCGAATTCCGACGGCAGCGGCTGGGTAGGGGTTGA
- a CDS encoding TIGR03085 family metal-binding protein: MSMAQRERRALVDTMSAVGPDAPTLCGDWTVRDLAAHLVVRERRPDASPGIMLKPLAGYLESVQAKAAQRPFPDLLEDVRSGPPWWSPLKPFDAAANMTEMFVHHEDVRRAAPGWEPRELSAADEDKLWTTLRRMGKMAYRKSPVTVELVTLDGRRAIARTKSGTATVTLTGKPSELVLHAFGRDEVRIESTGDGDAVRAVLNLDRSI, from the coding sequence GTGAGCATGGCACAACGGGAACGCCGGGCACTGGTGGATACGATGTCCGCCGTCGGGCCGGACGCGCCGACCCTCTGCGGTGACTGGACGGTGCGCGACTTGGCGGCGCACTTGGTCGTTCGCGAGCGGCGGCCGGATGCATCTCCCGGCATCATGTTGAAGCCGCTCGCCGGATACTTGGAGTCGGTGCAGGCCAAGGCGGCCCAACGCCCGTTCCCCGATCTGCTGGAAGATGTGCGCTCCGGCCCGCCGTGGTGGTCGCCGCTCAAACCGTTCGACGCAGCCGCCAACATGACCGAGATGTTCGTCCATCACGAGGATGTGCGCCGCGCCGCGCCCGGTTGGGAGCCGCGTGAGCTGTCCGCCGCCGACGAGGACAAGCTGTGGACGACGCTGCGCCGAATGGGCAAGATGGCCTACCGTAAATCGCCGGTCACCGTCGAGTTGGTCACGCTGGACGGCAGGCGCGCGATCGCGCGCACGAAATCGGGAACCGCGACCGTGACTCTGACCGGCAAGCCCTCCGAACTGGTGCTGCACGCGTTCGGCCGCGACGAGGTCCGGATCGAATCCACGGGCGACGGCGACGCGGTACGGGCTGTACTTAACCTGGATCGCTCGATATAA
- a CDS encoding MarR family winged helix-turn-helix transcriptional regulator has product MEEHDAVTKAVEAAMVRIRRRQTRGALGKDSPVPIAVFRVLDAVADSGAATVGTLAPTLGVDQPRASRLVAQAVSSGHLERVADQHDGRRTVLRLTPAGQDVVAAARDGRRTAMAAAMSDWTDRERKEFARLLARFVDALDDRDYSKTIT; this is encoded by the coding sequence ATGGAAGAGCACGATGCGGTCACCAAGGCCGTCGAAGCGGCGATGGTCCGGATTCGGCGGCGGCAGACTCGCGGCGCACTGGGCAAGGACTCACCGGTTCCCATCGCCGTCTTCAGAGTGCTCGACGCGGTAGCCGATTCCGGTGCGGCGACCGTCGGAACCCTCGCTCCCACACTGGGTGTCGACCAGCCACGCGCGAGTCGCCTTGTCGCCCAGGCAGTGTCATCCGGCCATCTGGAACGGGTGGCCGATCAGCACGACGGCAGACGAACCGTTCTGCGCCTCACCCCCGCCGGACAGGACGTAGTCGCAGCGGCACGCGATGGGCGTCGCACCGCAATGGCGGCGGCGATGTCGGATTGGACCGACCGCGAACGCAAGGAATTCGCGCGACTGCTGGCACGATTCGTCGACGCACTCGACGATCGCGACTACTCGAAGACGATCACCTGA
- the dapA gene encoding 4-hydroxy-tetrahydrodipicolinate synthase has product MGNDGAPASTANRTPVRASGTVGVAMVSPFGADGKLNVDAGVALAARLVDRGVDLLAISGTTGESPTTTESEKADLLRAVVDAVGERATVIAGAGTYDTAHSIELARNAQRAGAHGLLVVTPYYSRPTQDGLLAHFTAVADATDLPVTLYDIPPRSVVPIASDTIRRLAEHPRIVAVKDAKGDLCAGAELIANTDLDFYSGDDALNLPWLSVGATGFISVIGHLVPERLRALIDAYRAGDVVRAREINASLLPLNAAMSRLGGVAMSKGGLRLLGVEVGEPRLPQLMPNTEQLDALAADLRMAGVVA; this is encoded by the coding sequence ATGGGTAACGACGGGGCGCCCGCGAGCACCGCGAATCGAACACCGGTGCGCGCCTCCGGCACAGTGGGTGTCGCGATGGTGAGCCCCTTCGGTGCCGACGGCAAGCTCAATGTCGATGCCGGGGTCGCGCTGGCGGCCCGCCTGGTCGACCGCGGCGTCGATCTGCTCGCGATCTCCGGCACCACCGGGGAATCGCCGACCACCACCGAATCGGAAAAGGCGGACCTGCTGCGCGCCGTCGTCGACGCGGTCGGCGAGCGCGCCACTGTGATCGCGGGTGCGGGCACCTACGACACCGCGCATTCGATCGAACTCGCCCGCAACGCCCAGCGTGCGGGTGCGCACGGCCTGCTCGTGGTCACCCCGTACTACTCCCGTCCCACTCAGGACGGTCTGCTCGCGCATTTCACCGCCGTCGCCGACGCCACCGACCTGCCGGTCACGCTCTACGACATTCCACCGCGCTCGGTCGTGCCCATTGCCAGCGACACCATCCGCAGACTCGCCGAACATCCGCGCATCGTCGCGGTCAAGGACGCCAAGGGCGACCTGTGCGCGGGCGCAGAACTCATCGCCAACACCGACCTGGACTTCTACTCCGGTGACGACGCGCTGAACCTGCCGTGGCTCTCGGTCGGTGCGACCGGATTCATCAGTGTCATCGGACATCTCGTGCCCGAGCGCCTGCGCGCGTTGATCGACGCCTACCGGGCCGGTGACGTGGTGCGCGCCCGCGAGATCAATGCGAGCCTGCTGCCGCTGAACGCCGCGATGTCGCGCTTGGGCGGAGTTGCGATGAGCAAGGGCGGTCTGCGCCTGCTCGGTGTCGAAGTCGGCGAACCACGATTGCCGCAATTGATGCCGAACACCGAACAACTCGATGCCCTGGCCGCTGACCTGCGGATGGCGGGGGTGGTCGCATGA
- a CDS encoding ribonuclease J → MGRRPRRTASRAAGAPEPAAPRKSPAKAEKADRAAQSESGDLARAEQAAPAKAPAKKAAAKKTAAAKAPAVQAPAAKAEQPRKQSRGRQQGRGRGEQPAPAPVERATADRLGAPPKLPKNGLRVFALGGIGEIGRNMTVFEYGGKLLIVDCGVLFPEDQQPGVDLILPDFRPIEDRMDDVQAIVLTHGHEDHIGAVPFLLRLRADIPVIGSRFTLALVAAKCREHRQRPKLVEVSEGQHTTHGPFGCEYFAVNHSIPDAIAVAIRTPAGVVLHTGDIKLDQLPLDGRLTDLAGFSRLGDEGVDLFLVDSTNAEVPGFVTPEREIGGVLDTVIGKARHRVIVASFASHVHRIQQVVDVAQKYGRRVCFVGRSMVRNMEIAQDLGYLTVPDSVVVDLDVAATLPGDRLVLISTGSQGEPLSALSRMARGEHRQINIRADDLVVLASSLIPGNENSVFAVVNGLARLGATVITQQNAKVHVSGHASAGELLYLYNAVRPTNAMPVHGEWRHLRANAALAVATGVPEDRVVLAEDGVVVDLVDGIASIVGRVPVGHVYVDGLSVGDVGESTLSDRLVLGEGGFISITLAVDSTTGKAVSAPEVSGRGFSDDPNALFDAAALVEAELLRLAGEGVTDIHRIAQSVRRVVGRWVADTYRRRPMIVPTVIGV, encoded by the coding sequence ATGGGACGTCGACCCCGCCGGACCGCATCGCGTGCTGCGGGCGCGCCCGAACCCGCGGCGCCGCGCAAGTCACCGGCGAAGGCCGAAAAGGCCGATCGGGCAGCGCAGTCCGAGAGCGGCGATCTAGCCCGCGCAGAGCAGGCCGCCCCGGCGAAGGCGCCCGCGAAGAAGGCGGCCGCCAAGAAGACCGCCGCGGCCAAGGCACCCGCGGTGCAGGCGCCGGCCGCCAAGGCCGAGCAGCCCCGCAAGCAGAGCCGCGGCCGTCAGCAGGGTCGTGGTCGCGGCGAGCAGCCTGCGCCTGCCCCCGTCGAGCGCGCGACCGCCGACCGGCTCGGCGCGCCGCCGAAGCTGCCCAAGAACGGTCTGCGCGTCTTCGCCCTCGGCGGCATCGGCGAAATCGGCCGCAATATGACCGTTTTCGAATATGGCGGCAAACTGCTCATCGTCGACTGCGGTGTGCTGTTCCCGGAGGACCAGCAGCCCGGCGTCGACCTGATCCTGCCCGACTTCCGGCCCATCGAGGACCGGATGGACGATGTCCAAGCCATCGTGCTCACCCACGGCCACGAGGACCACATCGGCGCGGTGCCGTTCCTGCTGCGGCTGCGTGCCGACATTCCGGTCATCGGTTCGAGGTTCACCCTCGCGCTGGTGGCAGCGAAATGCCGGGAGCACCGGCAGCGGCCGAAGCTCGTCGAGGTGAGCGAGGGCCAGCACACCACGCACGGGCCGTTCGGTTGCGAGTACTTCGCGGTCAACCACTCCATTCCGGACGCCATCGCGGTCGCGATCCGCACCCCCGCCGGCGTCGTGCTGCACACCGGCGACATCAAGCTCGATCAGTTGCCCCTGGACGGTCGCCTCACCGACCTGGCCGGATTCTCCCGACTCGGCGACGAGGGCGTCGACCTGTTCCTGGTCGACTCCACCAATGCCGAGGTGCCGGGCTTCGTCACCCCCGAACGCGAGATCGGCGGCGTGCTGGACACGGTGATCGGCAAGGCCCGCCACCGGGTGATCGTCGCGTCGTTCGCCAGCCATGTGCATCGCATCCAGCAGGTTGTCGATGTCGCCCAGAAGTACGGTCGCCGAGTGTGTTTCGTCGGTCGCTCGATGGTGCGCAATATGGAGATCGCGCAGGACCTCGGTTACTTGACCGTGCCCGATAGTGTGGTCGTCGATCTCGACGTCGCCGCGACCCTGCCGGGTGATCGGCTGGTGCTGATCTCGACCGGATCGCAGGGCGAGCCGCTCTCGGCGCTGTCGCGGATGGCGCGCGGTGAACACCGCCAGATCAATATCCGCGCCGACGATCTCGTGGTGCTGGCCTCCTCGCTGATTCCGGGCAATGAGAACTCGGTGTTCGCGGTGGTCAACGGCCTGGCCCGGCTCGGTGCCACAGTGATCACCCAGCAGAACGCGAAGGTGCACGTCTCCGGGCACGCGTCCGCGGGTGAGCTGCTGTACCTGTACAACGCGGTGCGACCGACCAATGCCATGCCGGTGCACGGCGAATGGCGGCATCTGCGCGCCAATGCCGCGCTCGCGGTGGCGACCGGCGTGCCGGAGGACCGGGTGGTACTCGCCGAGGACGGCGTCGTGGTGGACCTGGTCGACGGGATCGCCTCGATCGTCGGCCGGGTTCCGGTCGGGCACGTGTACGTCGACGGGCTTTCGGTCGGTGATGTCGGTGAATCGACGCTGTCGGATCGTCTGGTGCTGGGCGAGGGCGGGTTCATCTCGATCACTCTCGCGGTCGATTCGACCACCGGTAAGGCAGTCAGCGCGCCCGAGGTGAGCGGGCGCGGCTTCTCCGACGATCCGAACGCGCTGTTCGATGCCGCGGCGCTGGTCGAGGCGGAATTGCTGCGGCTGGCCGGTGAAGGCGTCACCGATATCCATCGCATCGCGCAGAGTGTGCGGCGCGTGGTCGGCCGGTGGGTCGCCGATACCTACCGCCGCCGTCCGATGATCGTGCCCACCGTTATCGGAGTCTGA
- a CDS encoding MarR family transcriptional regulator has product MAGHRPIGYWLKELDRLINARFEDDLAAAGLSRRHWQMLNSLAEGPRPAAEVRDGLAPFWNDSSEWDIQLAHLVDRGDIADDSGTLALTETGHTTHQQAFGLIGKRRRAMLDGITDEQYIETVRLLEKMAANMSGAGPSD; this is encoded by the coding sequence ATGGCAGGCCACCGCCCGATCGGTTACTGGCTCAAGGAACTCGATCGCCTGATCAACGCACGATTCGAAGACGATCTCGCCGCCGCCGGTCTGTCCCGTCGGCACTGGCAGATGCTGAACTCGCTGGCCGAAGGCCCGCGCCCGGCCGCCGAGGTCCGCGACGGTCTCGCACCGTTCTGGAACGACTCGTCGGAGTGGGATATTCAGCTCGCCCACCTGGTGGATCGCGGCGATATCGCCGACGACTCCGGCACCCTCGCCCTGACCGAAACGGGTCACACCACCCATCAGCAAGCCTTCGGCCTGATCGGCAAGCGCCGCCGCGCAATGCTCGACGGCATCACCGACGAGCAATACATCGAGACCGTCCGGCTACTGGAAAAGATGGCCGCCAACATGTCTGGCGCCGGCCCTTCGGACTAG
- a CDS encoding adenosine-specific kinase — MTAVRIDKPDDLNVIIGQAHFIKTVEDLHEALVGTSSHLRFGLAFCEASGPRLVRCSGNDDDLVELATKSAVAVGAGHSFIVFLREGYPVNVLNAVKQVPEVCGIFCATANPVDVLIAETELGRGIVGVVDGGAPLGVENADDQADRRQLLRQIGYKL; from the coding sequence ATGACAGCTGTGCGCATCGACAAACCAGACGATCTGAATGTCATCATCGGGCAGGCCCATTTCATCAAGACCGTCGAGGACCTGCATGAGGCGCTGGTTGGGACCAGTTCGCATCTGAGATTCGGGCTGGCGTTTTGCGAGGCGTCCGGTCCGCGCCTGGTCCGCTGCTCCGGCAATGACGATGATCTGGTCGAACTTGCCACGAAGAGCGCGGTTGCGGTCGGGGCCGGGCATTCGTTCATCGTTTTTCTGCGCGAGGGATATCCGGTCAATGTGCTCAATGCGGTGAAGCAGGTTCCGGAAGTCTGCGGAATCTTCTGTGCGACGGCCAATCCCGTCGATGTGTTGATTGCCGAGACGGAGTTGGGCAGAGGAATCGTCGGCGTGGTCGACGGGGGTGCGCCGCTGGGCGTCGAGAACGCCGACGACCAGGCAGATCGTCGACAGCTGCTGCGCCAGATCGGCTACAAGCTGTAG
- a CDS encoding flavodoxin family protein produces MPRLLIIHHTPSPHMQAMFEAVVAGATDPEIEGVEVERRAALAVTASDVLDADGYLLGSPANLGYMSGALKHAFDTFYYPCLDSTSGRPFGFYLHGNEGTEGAERGVVSVTTGLGWAKVAAPVIVMGPPSKDDIQRCWELGATVAAQLMG; encoded by the coding sequence GTGCCTCGGCTGCTGATCATTCACCACACTCCATCGCCACATATGCAGGCGATGTTCGAGGCGGTTGTCGCCGGGGCGACCGATCCGGAGATCGAAGGTGTCGAGGTCGAGCGCCGCGCCGCATTGGCGGTCACCGCGAGTGATGTGCTGGATGCCGATGGTTATCTGCTCGGCAGCCCGGCGAACCTGGGCTATATGTCCGGTGCGCTCAAGCATGCGTTCGACACCTTCTACTACCCGTGTCTGGACTCGACAAGCGGTCGTCCGTTCGGTTTCTATCTGCACGGCAATGAGGGCACCGAGGGCGCGGAGCGCGGCGTGGTCAGCGTGACCACCGGCCTCGGCTGGGCGAAAGTGGCCGCGCCGGTCATCGTGATGGGCCCGCCGTCCAAGGACGATATTCAGCGTTGCTGGGAGCTCGGAGCAACTGTCGCGGCGCAGCTCATGGGGTAA
- a CDS encoding DNA-binding response regulator — protein sequence MWAEGGETAPRRIGLVEDHESVAIGLAAMLAPEPDLDLVLTAGTVPELLAAAANSPSPATTGSSLDTRLDLVVLDLRLADGSSPEDNVRALRNRGIEVLVFTGADNAFLVRAAAKAGVLGVVRKSEDVPTVVAAVRRAASGEQVVTTDWAAAIDGDPQLSDVGLSPRQEEVLTLYASGEKASRVARLTGLSEQTVNDYLGRIRQKYADAGRPAPTKTDLYKRAVEDGWLPVPERHPRG from the coding sequence ATGTGGGCCGAAGGGGGCGAAACAGCACCGCGCCGGATCGGGCTGGTCGAAGACCACGAATCGGTGGCGATCGGGCTTGCCGCGATGCTGGCGCCGGAACCCGATCTCGATCTGGTGCTGACCGCGGGGACCGTGCCGGAACTGCTCGCGGCGGCGGCGAACAGCCCGTCGCCGGCGACCACTGGCAGCTCGCTCGACACACGGCTGGATCTGGTCGTCCTCGATCTGCGGCTGGCCGATGGGTCCTCGCCGGAGGACAACGTGCGCGCGCTGCGCAACCGGGGAATCGAAGTCCTGGTGTTCACCGGCGCGGATAACGCGTTCCTGGTGCGCGCCGCCGCGAAGGCCGGTGTGCTCGGGGTGGTGCGCAAATCCGAGGATGTGCCGACAGTGGTCGCCGCGGTGCGCCGCGCGGCCTCGGGCGAGCAGGTCGTGACCACCGACTGGGCCGCCGCCATCGACGGCGATCCGCAGCTGTCCGACGTGGGCCTGAGCCCGCGTCAGGAAGAGGTACTCACGCTCTACGCATCCGGTGAGAAGGCCTCGCGCGTCGCGCGCTTGACCGGACTCTCCGAGCAGACCGTCAACGACTATCTGGGGCGCATCCGGCAGAAATACGCCGATGCGGGTCGTCCGGCTCCCACCAAGACCGACCTCTACAAGCGGGCGGTAGAGGACGGATGGTTACCGGTTCCCGAGCGGCATCCCCGCGGATGA